CAATTCGGTCGATTTCGTTTTTGAGCTGATTTACTTCCTTTTGAATAAATCCACGCTCCGTGTCCCCCACCGTATCACTCGCCGCCTGGATTCCGAGCTCCCGGAGTCGTGTCACAATGTTAGCGACCTCATTCAGGCCTCCTTCGGCCACCTGAACCATAGAAATCCCGTCATTTGCATTGCGGTTGGCCTGGCGAATTGAGCGGATCGTGGCTTTTATCCCTTCCGAAACAGAGAGCCCGGCCGCATCGTCTGCAGCTTTGTTAATTCGATCTCCACTGGCCAACCTTGCGGTCGCACTATCCATGGCCAAAGATGTCTTAAATAGCTGTCTTCGTCCCTGAAGAGCGGAAATATTGGTTGATATTCTCAATCCCATACTGCCCTCTTCTATTCCCCTTAGGTCAAGGAGACTTATGTCTTCAATCGGAAGTCCTGGCGGCATTTTGACAGGACTTTATGCGGGAAGACCCCTTTGGTAGGGGAATCTGGTCTTTGCGCTTAAGACTAAAGCGGAGCGAGACTGGTCCTTTATCAAGCCCTCCGATAAGAAGGCCTTCCTTTTTGTCGAGTTTCGATCTTAAATACTATCCTAAAGACAAGATAATTTGAGGTGGATCTTGCTCGGACAAATCATGCCTAAATTCCTGGCTGGACTGATCATTGTAGCTGTCAGTATTGCCCTCTTGCGTACCGGTTTAAAAAGGGATCAGGACCCACCGGAAATTCACCTGCCTGTACCAGTCAATACCCGCCCGTTTTCCCTGCCTCTCAATAACCCCTCAACGACCAAAGTTGCGGCTGCAACTCATATGGAGGACGAAGATATTGTTGTGGGTGTTATCACTCCCCATGGGGGTCGGGCCTACCCTTGGTGGGTGTTGGTGAGCTACCATGTGGTGAATGACTCCTATGGACGATTGCCTGTCTTGGTCACCCTTTGTGAGGTATGCAGTGGCGCCAGCGCTTTTATCGCCACCGTCGAAGAGCTAGAGGACGACACGACATTAACTTTTAAGGTCTGTGGCTTTGCCAAAGGAACCTATGAGATCTGTGACCACCAAACCCTCTCTACCTGGCACCCCTTCCGTGGTGTCGCGGGCGGAGGAAGACTTTCAGGCCTCAAGCTTGAGCGACTGAGCACTCAAGTGGCAACATGGAAGGATTGGAAGTCCAACTTCCCAGATTCTGAGGTCGTTGTCGCCTCAAGAGAACTGCTCCTTCGCGAACATGGCACGGATGAGAGAACTGCCTTTGGTCACCCGTATATTCCCGAGTACTTCTTCCCGACTTCGAACACCAATGACTTACGCTTACCATTAAATGCTCCTGTCGTCGGCATGCCCCCACAGCATGGCCAAGGCGAAATCGCCATTCCCCTCCGTGATATTAATCTTTCGCCTGAACCTAAAATTTTTGAGCTTGATGGCGGTCAAATCCTAGTGATCCCGCGCCAATTGCGTTCGGCGCTTGTCTTCTGGCTTAATGGTCTGACTATCGAGGGCTGGAGCTTTGACGAGAGCAGCCAGCACATTCGCAATGGCGAACTGCGCTGGTCTCTGGTAGGAGAACCACTATCGAAACAGGAACCTCTGGAACGAGCCGATTTCTATATCGCTGAGTGGTACGAATGGGTCTCCTCTTACCCTGAGTCACCCCTTTTTGGTCATAAGCCTGACGAAACCAACCCATAGCCATTGCCTGCCTGGCTTATGTCCATTAGTCTATATGTTAAGCCAAGGAAGGGACGACGGACATGGATAAGGTACCAAGAGAAGAAAGAATGGAGTTGATGAAGCTCTATTCCCTACTTTGCCATCTCGGGAACATCTACACAATTAACATCCGCCTGCCAGCCCATGAGGTCATTAAAGAGCTCGAACCCTTTGTCGGGGATTGGAAGCCTTATAATCCGAGAAAGCCAGGGTACAAACGATTTGGCCTCAGTTTGACGAGCATGGACGGTGGACTTTCAGGAGTTCCCGACCTGGATTCTGTTCCGGAATACAACAGAATCAATAACACCAATTACGATGAAATGGACTTCAATCAACCCACCGAGGTGCTTCGCGCCTGCCGGTCGATGGCCCCTCTTTTTGAGACTTTTCAAGGGGAACTGGGACGCTGCCATTTTTTAAAATTTGAGACCGGCGGGTTCTTCCCTCCTCACCGCGATACCTATGGGTATCCTTTTAACGGATTTCGCTTCCTCTCAATCATTAAAGGGGACCCTTTGCAGTACACATTCCTACTCGAAGGAAAACAGCAGTCTCTCCATCGGGGCCGGGTGTACTTCTTCAACTCCATGCTCGAACACGCCTTCTTCACCTATCAGGGAGATGTTGTTATCCTTGTCATGAATGTCCAGCTAAGTGAAAAGGCCGTGACAACAGTCATGAAAAATCTGGAGATTTCCTAGGAGGTCGCTCCAATGAATACCTGGTTGCCCCTGTTGTTCACCCTCATCCTCCTCCCCTCTTGTGCTGTCTTGCGTGTGTACGACGTCAAAGAAACCAAAACCGCCTTTGATCAGGCCCTCCTCAAGACTGATCAAGCTCTGGGCAAAGCCCAGACTGATTTTAAGAACAAATCTGCGATTTGGACGGGGATAACGGCGAAGCCACCCGCCAACAAGGATGGCCCTTTGCAGACCGCTCAAACTTATCACCAATCGATGAAATCAAAGCTGGAACTCCTGCAAAAACACCAATCAAAGCTTCATGTCCTTCACAATCAATTTGTTCATTTGGCGGGTAACAGTAAAAAAATCACTTCCACCGAGGGGCGCTGGGATTCTGTCACCCACCTTCGCGAGGACTTTAAATCAGAAGCAGAACAGTTGAATTTGGCACTTGCCCAGTACTCTGATTCGTCCAATGCCTTCGCCCAAACCCTGACTGAGAACCAGTTGTTCACACAGGTAAAGCCTGGTGACGTCGTTGGCCGCATTAATGAGGCCATAAGTCTTATCGCCCAGGTCGACGCTCGATTGGCCCAGGACTTAGATGGTAAAGAGGTCGCTTACAACAAGTTTAAAACCCGACAGGGCCCTACCCAAGCGGCGCGCGAGCGCGAAATGTTTCTTCTAATCGAAGACATGAGCGAGATCCGCAAGCAGATCCAGCTTAAAAACCACCGATTAGAGCAAATTCGCGATGACTTTGCCAAAAAGAATAAAGGTAAATCCATCATTCGCAGCATTGACCCTGATTGGGCAGAGGTGGAAGAAGTCAAAATGGATTACGACTCCGCCCGCCAACAAGTCGAAGCTCTGAGCACAAGTTACTCCAAAAAAGCTGAGAGCTTTGCCCTCTCCCTTAAGGAAGGGACTGAAGAATCCCGGCAATGATTTCGGAAAAATCCCTTTCCCCTGAAATCAAATGATCGGCATGGAAGCGAGAAGGCTCCACAAATTGATCATGCATGGGTTTGACCTGAAGTTTAAACTGATTGGAAACCCCATCAGGAGTTCGCCCTCTCTCCGCCACATCCCGGGCTAACCGCCTCTGAAATCGGACATCCTCACTGGTTTCCACAAAAACGCTGAGATGAAACAAGGGCCTCACCAGTTCAGAGTGAAGAATCAAGATTCCATCGACAATCACAACCGGGCGACAGGGAAACTTCATGGTTTCTGGCAACCGCCGATGAGTGGCGAAATCATATTGGGGAACTTCAATCGGGTCGCCTCGTCTCAAGGCTGTCAAATGTTGGGCCATAAGTTCGAATTCTAGGGCGTCCGGATGATCGAAGTTTACCTGCCCTCCATCAAAATCAAAACGGTGGCTTTGGTCACGATAATACCAGTCCTGATAAAGAATGGTCCCCCGCTCCCCTAGCCGGCGAACCAGTTCCCGTGCCAGGGTGGTTTTGCCCGAACCGCTCCCGCCACTTATGCCGAGGATGCAGGCGCCCGATTGGTCGGGCATTAGACGTCGTCTCCCGTTCCATACAAACGATCACCAGCATCGCCGATGCCTGGCAGAATATAGCCATTTTCATCCAACTCGGGTTCAACACTTAATGTGTAGATCTCCACATCAGGGTGCCACTCATGGACCTTTTCCAGCCCCGGACGGGAGGCAATCAACGTAACAAACTTGATTTCCGAGACATTAAATTCCTTCAGACGAGTGATGGACGCGACTGCTGTATCTCCTGTGGCCAACATGGGGTCGAGCAGGATCACCTTGGCCCCCTCAACATCTTTAGGAAGCCGAAAATAATACTCCACCGTACTTTTGACGAATTTATCCCGGTAAATTCCAATGTGACCCACGCCCGCAAATGACATTAGACGCTGCATGCCGTTTAACATCCCCGTTCCGGCGCGCATGATAGCCACCAAAACCAACTTATCGGCAATCTTATAGCCTTTGGTTTCACGCATGGGAGTCTCAACATCCACGGCCTTCAAGTTCAGATCCCTAGCTACTTCATAAGCCAGCAACTGACTCACATCCTCCATCAAATCACGAAACATCCATGGCGTGGTCTTTCTGTTTCTCAACTGACACAGCTTGTGCTGAAGAACTGGGTGCCGGACCACCCGGCAAAATTCTTTTGTCTTCACATCATTCATGATGACTCCTAAAAAACAGTGCCGTCGCTCGCCAGCTTAATCGGCGGCGCTCCGCCCGGACGTTTTTCATTGGCAATTTTCCGACCGGCCCACCAGGTTCCCCCTTCCAGAGCTTTGACTAGGGGAAAGTCCACCGGACTTGTTCCTCTGAGCTGGCAGAGACCCTTGTGGATGGAATCCAGGTAATGAATCGTTAATGCCCGCCACTCGACAACCAAGGGACTACCGGGGCGGTGAGTTTCATCCAGCAACTCCGGCTTTCGCAAACTGATCAGGCCCGAATCAACCAGCAAACCACCGTTGCGATACTCCGGCAGGCCGGTTAAATCATTAAGACCTATGACCTCAAATCCTGCCTCTTCAAGGGGACTTAAAAGGGAGTAGGTCAACCACTGGGTCAATTTATGAAAGGGCTGGAGGCCCTCCCAAGAATCCCTGCCACCCAAGGCGGGATGGTGCCACACATCTCCCAGATTAAATGTCCCCATGCGAACGCGATCCGGCCAAATGGGGCTGAGTGACTTTAACAAGAGCTTCAAAAGATCTGATGCCGGTAGTTTTTGGTTGGGATACTTACGCATCAGGAGGTCTAGAATATGCCCTGGGCGAGAATAAAACCCGCCAAAAACTTCTTTGTCCTCTTCAACCACGTGACCCAGAGAATGCATCAGACTCAGTCGCCCATCCACCCCCACCAACGGATTGCCGACAGAAACCTGAAAACCCTCTGACAACCGCTCTTTGGTTAGATGAAGAAGACCACCTCCATCTGCCTGCCATTTAGTCTGCGGCTCGCTGGAAAAAGCCCCACGCAAAAACATATCGAGAGATGCTACAGCCAGACCCTCAGAGCGGGACACCAGCTTTCCGGTTGCAGTTTCCAGATATTGCCACTGGGTTCCTGCTCCGGCATCCAGCAAGACTGACACGATCATCAGATCCAATTTGGCACGCACCTTTTCCAAGCGATCGATACCCTTTAAAACTTCGTTAAGCCGAGCTAAGCGGTCAACTCCGCCCACTTGAAAATGCCCCTCCCGCGAGTGGTAAGGAATCTCGCCCTTCGGATGGCGGGTATCAATCACTTTATTGACATACTCAATCACCTGAGGAAGCTTTTCTTCGTGAAGAACAAAACTCCCCTCACCTGCTTCACAAAAATCTTTGAGCTTTTGCGCCTGGCTGCGAATACGTGAGGGTGAAAACACCTCGTCCAGACCCGCCTGAGTAAAGGGCAAAACCTGATCACTCATCCAGGCCTCGCCCCTTCACATTCTTAAGTTTTTCATCCTGCAAATGTCCCTCAGGAGAAAAATAACCTGCCGCCTTTTTGGCCTCAATCTCCACCTTGGCATCTTCCGGAATACGATCGTCGGGAATGGGTACACGATTAACAATCTCGATACCACTTGCGGCAATAGCATCGTGCTTCATGTCGCTCATGGAGATAAAGTTATCGATCCGCTGAATCCCCAACCATTGTAGGATGTCGGGCATCAATTCCTGAAAACGCATATCCTGCACTCCGGCCACACACTCAGTGCGATAAAAATAAGTGGCCGCTGAATCCCCACCCTCTTGCCTTTTACGGGCATTGTAGACCAGAAACTTGGTCACTTCGCCAAGGGCCCTACCCTCTTTGCGAAAATAAACAATAAGCCCGGCTCCGCCGTTTTGAGCCGTACGAATGGCCTCTTCTACTCCATGGACAAGGTAGGGACGGCAGGTGCAAATGTCTGAACCAAAAACATCAGAGCCATTACAC
This is a stretch of genomic DNA from Pseudobdellovibrionaceae bacterium. It encodes these proteins:
- a CDS encoding DUF3179 domain-containing protein, with the protein product MPKFLAGLIIVAVSIALLRTGLKRDQDPPEIHLPVPVNTRPFSLPLNNPSTTKVAAATHMEDEDIVVGVITPHGGRAYPWWVLVSYHVVNDSYGRLPVLVTLCEVCSGASAFIATVEELEDDTTLTFKVCGFAKGTYEICDHQTLSTWHPFRGVAGGGRLSGLKLERLSTQVATWKDWKSNFPDSEVVVASRELLLREHGTDERTAFGHPYIPEYFFPTSNTNDLRLPLNAPVVGMPPQHGQGEIAIPLRDINLSPEPKIFELDGGQILVIPRQLRSALVFWLNGLTIEGWSFDESSQHIRNGELRWSLVGEPLSKQEPLERADFYIAEWYEWVSSYPESPLFGHKPDETNP
- the udk gene encoding uridine kinase — its product is MPDQSGACILGISGGSGSGKTTLARELVRRLGERGTILYQDWYYRDQSHRFDFDGGQVNFDHPDALEFELMAQHLTALRRGDPIEVPQYDFATHRRLPETMKFPCRPVVIVDGILILHSELVRPLFHLSVFVETSEDVRFQRRLARDVAERGRTPDGVSNQFKLQVKPMHDQFVEPSRFHADHLISGERDFSEIIAGILQSLP
- the upp gene encoding uracil phosphoribosyltransferase; its protein translation is MNDVKTKEFCRVVRHPVLQHKLCQLRNRKTTPWMFRDLMEDVSQLLAYEVARDLNLKAVDVETPMRETKGYKIADKLVLVAIMRAGTGMLNGMQRLMSFAGVGHIGIYRDKFVKSTVEYYFRLPKDVEGAKVILLDPMLATGDTAVASITRLKEFNVSEIKFVTLIASRPGLEKVHEWHPDVEIYTLSVEPELDENGYILPGIGDAGDRLYGTGDDV
- a CDS encoding DUF1688 family protein, which codes for MSDQVLPFTQAGLDEVFSPSRIRSQAQKLKDFCEAGEGSFVLHEEKLPQVIEYVNKVIDTRHPKGEIPYHSREGHFQVGGVDRLARLNEVLKGIDRLEKVRAKLDLMIVSVLLDAGAGTQWQYLETATGKLVSRSEGLAVASLDMFLRGAFSSEPQTKWQADGGGLLHLTKERLSEGFQVSVGNPLVGVDGRLSLMHSLGHVVEEDKEVFGGFYSRPGHILDLLMRKYPNQKLPASDLLKLLLKSLSPIWPDRVRMGTFNLGDVWHHPALGGRDSWEGLQPFHKLTQWLTYSLLSPLEEAGFEVIGLNDLTGLPEYRNGGLLVDSGLISLRKPELLDETHRPGSPLVVEWRALTIHYLDSIHKGLCQLRGTSPVDFPLVKALEGGTWWAGRKIANEKRPGGAPPIKLASDGTVF